From the genome of Spinacia oleracea cultivar Varoflay chromosome 2, BTI_SOV_V1, whole genome shotgun sequence, one region includes:
- the LOC110803671 gene encoding uncharacterized protein, producing the protein MSSSLATATRMHLLPVIPENGGKKNFGGQHKILELQREVSVLQNMLNQEEQVREVLQQAYNRKAGMPFPIPDHLPSRMKELLSELVIVEDEIVGLETQIEHLRKDVKTEQQASKQVKSTQLRSNTSMAKYNQQRGNNNNIDQQRVGYETRALHFISKAINGDYSLNDFTINENDIGSPIGGGNLSPYIQPSAAKQNGLQDHRMSKRNGVLNKPSASPLRSFRDPTPFKPKERSLEGRSDPPKKSISGPTQLEESNNGTKWQPNKLSENIMKCLILIYVRLIRISRQSELEKSGPISRSMYSSSSFRTEPGMMSLSTSLIKESKQQDPFGIFDIEGAIPRDIGPYKNLVVFSSTCLDPKFVSNSSSIPLFQRLKGLFNSLQKVDLKPLTDQQKLAFWINIYNACIMHGFLKFSVPSSPEKLLNLLNKATLNVGGKVVNAQAIERCILRKPTMMCSKDGKEAIIHELYGLHTMNPNVIFTLCCGTRSSPAVRIYTAEGVMSEIEKSKQEYLQASISVTKSKKIWLPELLIQNMYDFATDMDSLVDWVCHQLPTSISLRKSIVDSYKATTNTNSNSNSARISNYSINVEKMSYDFESQYLLQV; encoded by the exons ATGTCATCTTCCCTGGCCACTGCTACCCGTATGCATTTGCTTCCTGTTATACCCGAAAATGGA GGAAAGAAAAACTTTGGTGGCCAACACAAAATACTAGAGTTACAAAGAGAG GTATCGGTGCTGCAAAACATGTTGAACCAAGAAGAACAAGTGCGTGAGGTGTTGCAACAAGCTTATAATCGAAAAGCTGGCATGCCATTCCCCATCCCGGATCATCTTCCCTCTAGG ATGAAAGAGCTGTTATCAGAATTGGTGATTGTTGAAGATGAAATTGTTGGACTCGAAACACAAATTGAGCATCTTCGGAAGGACGTTAAAACCGAGCAACAAGCGTCGAAACAAGTAAAATCAACGCAGTTGCGAAGCAACACGAGTATGGCCAAATACAACCAACAAAgaggcaataataataacattgatCAACAACGAGTTGGTTACGAAACTAGGGCATTACATTTCATTAGTAAAGCCATTAATGGTGATTATAGTCTTAATGATTTTACTATCAATGAGAATGATATTGGAAGTCCCATTGGAGGAGGGAACTTATCCCCTTACATTCAACCTTCTGCTGCTAAGCAAAACGGACTACAAGATCACAGGATGTCCAAGAGAAATGGGGTTTTGAATAAGCCGTCTGCTTCGCCTTTGCGAAGCTTCAGAGATCCAACTCCGTTTAAG CCAAAAGAAAGGAGCTTAGAAGGGCGATCGGATCCTCCAAAAAAATCAATATCAGGGCCAACCCAATTGGAAGAGAGTAATAATGGAACAAAATGGCAACCAAACAAATTATCTGAAAACATAATGAAATGCTTAATCCTGATTTATGTGAGATTAATTAGGATATCAAGACAAAGTGAACTTGAGAAATCTGGACCCATATCAAGATCCATGTATTCATCCTCAAGCTTCAGGACCGAACCCGGGATGATGAGTTTGTCAACAAGCCTTATTAAGGAGTCTAAACAACAAGACCCGTTTGGCATTTTCGACATCGAAGGGGCTATACCAAGAGACATTGGTCCTTACAAGAACTTGGTTGTTTTTTCTTCAACTTGCTTAGACCCCAAATTTGTCTCCAATTCTAGCTCAATTCCCTTGTTCCAAAGGCTCAA AGGTTTATTCAATAGCCTTCAGAAGGTAGACCTCAAACCCTTGACAGATCAACAAAAGCTTGCATTTTGGATCAACATATACAACGCTTGTATTATGCAT GGATTTCTTAAATTCAGCGTGCCTTCTAGTCCAGAAAAGTTGCTCAATTTATTGAACAAG GCAACACTTAACGTGGGAGGAAAAGTTGTGAATGCACAAGCTATAGAACGTTGCATTCTAAGAAAACCAACAATGATGTGTTCTAAGGATGGGAAGGAAGCCATTATCCATGAGCTTTACGGTCTCCACACCATGAATCCCAATGTCATATTCACCCTATGTTGCGGAACCCGCTCTTCCCCCGCT GTACGAATATACACAGCGGAAGGAGTGATGTCAGAGATAGAGAAATCGAAGCAAGAATACCTACAAGCTTCAATATCAGTGACGAAGTCGAAGAAGATATGGTTACCAGAGCTACTCATACAAAACATGTATGATTTTGCAACGGACATGGATTCCTTAGTTGACTGGGTTTGTCATCAGTTGCCTACTTCTATTTCACTTCGAAAATCTATTGTCGATTCTTACAAAGCCACCACCAATAccaattctaattccaatagtGCTAGAATATCTAATTATTCTATTAATGTTGAAAAAATGTCTTACGATTTTGAGTCTCAATATTTGTTACAAGTATAA